A window of the Lolium perenne isolate Kyuss_39 chromosome 7, Kyuss_2.0, whole genome shotgun sequence genome harbors these coding sequences:
- the LOC127314140 gene encoding O-methyltransferase ZRP4-like: MTLTQSTNQALLDAQLNLLDNTFGYIKSMALKAALDLRIADAIEHHGGAATLPQIVERVMLHPSKIPSLRRLMCVLTVSGVFGVQPTDGSSELLYALTPTSRLLVGPRNLVSITAMSLSPHFVASYLELGTWFQQELPEPCIFKLAHGEPLWKLAEHDATFDALINDGMVSDTSFIMDIAIKESGEVFQGITSLIDVAGGLGAAAQAMSKAFPHVEYTVLDLDHVIAKAPTGTNVKYIAGDMFESIPPANAVFLKWILHDWGHDDCVKILRNCKKAIPPRDAGGKVIIMDIVIGAGQSNVKHREVQALFDVYMMIINGIERDELEWKMMFSEAGFTDYKIIPVLGVRSIIEVYP, encoded by the exons ATGACGCTCACCCAGAGCACTAACCAGGCCCTGCTCGATGCTCAGCTCAACCTCTTGGACAACACCTTCGGCTACATCAAGTCCATGGCCCTCAAGGCCGCCCTGGATCTCCGCATCGCCGATGCCATTGAACACCATGGCGGCGCCGCCACCCTTCCCCAGATAGTAGAGAGGGTCATGCTCCACCCATCCAAGATCCCCTCTCTGCGTCGCCTGATGTGCGTGCTCACTGTCTCCGGCGTATTCGGCGTGCAGCCCACGGACGGCTCCAGCGAGCTTTTGTACGCTCTCACACCGACGTCCCGCCTCCTCGTCGGCCCGCGGAACTTGGTTTCAATCACAGCCATGTCGCTCAGTCCCCACTTTGTCGCCTCCTACCTCGAGCTTGGCACATGGTTCCAGCAGGAGTTGCCGGAGCCCTGCATCTTCAAGCTGGCGCATGGCGAACCATTGTGGAAGCTGGCTGAACACGACGCGACTTTCGATGCGCTCATCAACGATGGGATGGTCTCGGACACCAGCTTCATCATGGACATCGCCATCAAGGAGAGCGGCGAGGTCTTCCAGGGGATAACCTCGCTGATCGATGTCGCAGGGGGTCTCGGCGCAGCAGCCCAAGCCATGTCAAAGGCATTTCCGCATGTGGAATACACCGTGCTGGATCTCGACCATGTCATCGCCAAGGCTCCCACGGGCACCAATGTGAAGTACATCGCCGGGGACATGTTTGAGAGCATTCCACCGGCAAATGCTGTCTTCCTGAAG TGGATTCTCCATGACTGGGGCCACGACGATTGTGTCAAGATATTACGGAACTGCAAGAAAGCCATTCCTCCGAGAGATGCTGGAGGGAAGGTGATAATCATGGATATTGTGATTGGAGCAGGACAGTCAAACGTGAAGCACAGAGAAGTGCAAGCCTTGTTTGACGTGTACATGATGATTATAAATGGCATTGAGCGAGATGAGCTagagtggaagatgatgttttctGAAGCAGGGTTTACCGACTACAAGATTATACCGGTTCTAGGTGTTCGATCCATCATCGAGGTCTACCCATAA